Proteins from a genomic interval of Nematostella vectensis chromosome 12, jaNemVect1.1, whole genome shotgun sequence:
- the LOC116615304 gene encoding uncharacterized protein F54H12.2-like, giving the protein MSTAHVLEGSQQVANPGMGLFTMPATDVALKDGKFIPYTPSDESSNHIEWYIHPTTTYIDLQKTHIKLKVKITKTNNQNLTADEAATFVNNVGHSLFKQVKVELNNMPITLQTDSYPFKAYISNLLNYTREGQDSFLGLSLWHKDTAGKMDVTAVTGAGATNKGLIKRNSYTALSAEVGLIINLDVDLFKCGRYLLSGVPMKIRLEMATPAFALMGSGKFVITPGSTLRLYHVTPTDTIGLTHGTALVQHKLAKYPVTTAVVKTEQVESGKLTKRFNDLWNGLIPKRMVFGLITNAAYAGDYDKNPYNFFLTNVTNIELRVNGVETPFTSIKNIAGDAIDLYYMMHEGINGKTGRTKGLNINRDEFFGGYGLIVYDLTAAGNASSGYFQPQYKGTVSLDLTFSTAPTEVLTVVLYGEFNNVMEIDAARRVMYTIQG; this is encoded by the coding sequence ATGAGTACTGCGCATGTTCTCGAGGGGTCACAGCAAGTGGCCAACCCCGGTATGGGATTGTTCACTATGCCAGCCACGGATGTCGCTTTGAAAGATGGGAAGTTTATACCCTACACACCCAGCGATGAGAGCTCCAACCACATTGAGTGGTACATTCATCCTACTACCACCTACATTGACCTTCAAAAAACACACATAAAACTGAAAGTCAAGATCACTAAGACCAATAACCAGAACCTCACGGCCGACGAGGCTGCCACTTTTGTGAACAATGTTGGCCATTCCTTGTTCAAACAAGTCAAGGTAGAGTTGAACAATATGCCAATCACTCTACAAACGGACTCGTATCCGTTTAAAGCCTACATTAGTAACCTACTCAACTACACCAGAGAGGGACAAGACTCCTTCTTAGGCCTTAGTCTTTGGCATAAAGACACAGCCGGCAAAATGGACGTCACCGCTGTAACGGGTGCTGGGGCAACAAACAAAGGCCTGATCAAACGCAACTCTTACACAGCCCTGAGTGCGGAGGTTGGCCTAATCATCAACCTAGATGTTGATCTTTTCAAGTGTGGGCGATACTTGTTGAGTGGTGTCCCAATGAAGATCAGGTTGGAGATGGCAACGCCAGCCTTTGCCCTTATGGGAAGTGGGAAGTTTGTCATAACACCAGGTTCAACCCTCCGATTGTATCACGTTACCCCAACAGATACTATAGGACTAACTCATGGCACTGCACTGGTCCAGCACAAATTAGCCAAATACCCTGTGACCACAGCTGTGGTTAAAACAGAGCAGGTTGAGAGCGGAAAACTCACCAAAAGGTTCAATGACCTGTGGAACGGACTCATCCCAAAGCGAATGGTATTTGGTCTTATCACTAACGCTGCCTACGCTGGGGACTACGATAAGAATCCCTACAATTTCTTCTTGACGAACGTTACTAACATTGAGTTACGGGTGAATGGTGTTGAGACCCCCTTCACAAGCATCAAAAACATTGCTGGGGATGCTATAGACTTGTACTACATGATGCACGAAGGCATAAATGGCAAAACGGGGCGTACAAAAGGCCTGAACATCAACCGTGATGAGTTCTTTGGGGGATATGGATTGATTGTCTACGATCTTACAGCGGCAGGAAACGCCTCATCCGGGTACTTTCAGCCACAGTATAAAGGCACGGTGTCACTGGACCTAACGTTCAGTACAGCTCCCACCGAGGTGCTTACAGTAGTGCTGTACGGAGAGTTCAACAACGTCATGGAGATAGACGCCGCCCGTCGTGTAATGTACACCATCCAAGGGTAA